In a genomic window of Gloeocapsopsis dulcis:
- a CDS encoding DegT/DnrJ/EryC1/StrS family aminotransferase: MIKPILLSTPHMGDRELEFVKEAFETNWIAPVGPHVDAFEQEFCQAIGTSHAAAVSSGTAALHLALRLIGIEPGDEVICSTLTFIATASPITYLGAKPIFIDSDRTSWNMNPDLLRETLAKRSHQGKLPKAVVIVHLYGQSADLAPIIEACNEYEVPLIEDAAEALGATYKARSPGTFGRIGIFSFNGNKIITTSGGGMLVSEDADLVAKARFLATQARDPAPHYQHSEIGYNYRLSNVLAGIGRGQLRVLEDRVAARRRNFETYRQALGNLPGIEFMPEAAFGRATRWLTCLTVDADAFGVDREQIRLALAQQQIEVRPVWKPLHLQPVFTECESVGGAIAEDLFKCGLCLPSGSNLTSEDLDRVIQAIANLHC; the protein is encoded by the coding sequence GTGATTAAACCAATTCTCCTTTCAACCCCACATATGGGCGATCGCGAACTAGAGTTCGTAAAAGAAGCCTTTGAGACTAATTGGATTGCGCCTGTTGGTCCTCATGTCGATGCTTTCGAGCAAGAATTCTGTCAAGCTATTGGCACAAGTCATGCAGCCGCAGTAAGTTCGGGAACCGCAGCATTGCATTTGGCTTTGCGACTCATTGGCATTGAACCAGGTGATGAAGTGATCTGCTCAACACTAACATTTATTGCAACCGCAAGCCCAATTACGTATTTAGGGGCAAAACCAATATTTATCGATAGCGATCGCACTTCCTGGAATATGAACCCCGATCTGTTACGGGAAACGTTAGCAAAGCGATCGCATCAAGGAAAACTACCCAAAGCCGTCGTCATTGTGCATCTTTATGGACAAAGTGCGGATCTTGCTCCAATTATTGAAGCGTGTAACGAGTACGAAGTGCCTTTAATTGAAGACGCTGCTGAGGCGTTAGGTGCGACGTACAAAGCGCGATCGCCTGGTACCTTCGGACGCATTGGTATTTTCTCCTTTAACGGCAACAAAATTATCACCACTTCTGGCGGCGGAATGTTAGTTTCTGAAGATGCTGATTTAGTTGCTAAAGCTCGTTTTCTAGCGACGCAAGCACGCGATCCGGCACCACACTACCAGCACTCAGAAATTGGCTACAACTACCGCTTGAGTAACGTTTTAGCGGGAATTGGTCGCGGACAATTGCGGGTTTTAGAAGATAGAGTAGCAGCACGACGGCGTAATTTTGAAACTTATCGCCAAGCACTAGGTAACTTGCCTGGAATTGAGTTTATGCCTGAGGCAGCATTTGGACGTGCTACGCGCTGGTTAACTTGTTTAACGGTTGATGCTGATGCCTTTGGAGTCGATCGCGAGCAAATTCGTTTAGCACTAGCGCAACAACAAATTGAAGTTCGTCCAGTGTGGAAGCCGTTACATTTACAACCAGTGTTTACTGAATGCGAGTCTGTTGGTGGCGCGATCGCTGAAGATCTATTTAAATGTGGTTTATGTTTACCATCGGGTTCTAATTTAACTTCCGAAGACTTAGACCGAGTTATTCAAGCGATCGCTAATCTCCACTGCTAG
- a CDS encoding MerR family transcriptional regulator has translation MLIGELAKKSGLPIDTIRFYEKKGLIDSELIQRKSNNYRDYSEPSVERLILIQQAKRLGFTLTEIQEWIKAFESDQLTVAQKQSILGQKLEQIEERINELKRMKIYLSEKLARLHK, from the coding sequence ATGCTGATTGGAGAACTCGCGAAAAAATCGGGGCTACCGATTGATACCATCCGTTTCTATGAAAAGAAAGGCTTGATTGACTCTGAGCTAATCCAACGTAAAAGCAACAACTACAGGGATTATTCAGAGCCTAGCGTAGAAAGGTTGATATTGATTCAACAAGCTAAACGTTTAGGATTCACGCTCACTGAGATTCAGGAATGGATTAAAGCTTTTGAAAGCGATCAACTTACCGTTGCTCAGAAACAGAGTATTTTGGGTCAAAAACTCGAACAGATTGAGGAACGAATTAACGAACTAAAGAGGATGAAAATTTATCTTTCAGAAAAACTGGCTCGTTTACATAAATAA
- a CDS encoding transposase, giving the protein MALFPPGKGGGEGVAYGYKGKGVLIHSITDANGMPVVTITTPANGDERQQVLPMLAQIRLATGKRGNPKRRPKTLAADKGYDAIWLRKKLRTQGIRPQIKKRQIRGKKPKGRPIKVIVPRYQQERSFSWFQRKYRRLVVRWERLKVCFDAFLLLATSYIWFPKLVG; this is encoded by the coding sequence ATGGCTCTTTTTCCCCCTGGGAAAGGTGGCGGTGAAGGTGTAGCTTATGGCTACAAAGGCAAAGGTGTACTAATTCACAGTATTACAGATGCCAACGGTATGCCAGTAGTAACCATTACTACTCCTGCTAACGGTGATGAGAGGCAGCAAGTCCTGCCAATGCTAGCTCAAATCCGATTGGCGACAGGTAAACGGGGTAATCCTAAGCGTCGCCCTAAAACTCTTGCTGCTGACAAAGGTTACGATGCCATATGGTTGCGTAAGAAACTCCGTACTCAGGGTATTCGACCGCAAATCAAAAAACGGCAAATCAGAGGCAAAAAGCCCAAGGGCAGACCAATCAAGGTAATTGTGCCTCGCTATCAGCAGGAGCGCTCTTTCTCCTGGTTTCAACGCAAGTATAGACGGCTCGTTGTTCGATGGGAACGCCTGAAAGTCTGTTTTGATGCTTTCCTCCTCCTCGCTACATCCTACATCTGGTTTCCGAAGTTAGTGGGATAG
- a CDS encoding oxidoreductase has translation MKKGDYLLATAREPEQLRPLIDHYPNIAKAVRLDVTSSQEIQGAVDAAIATFSRIDVLVNNAGYGLIGALEEVSDADIRQQFETNFFGALCLMRTVLPLMRQQGSGHIVNMSSTAGLVGFGGSSIYCGTKFALEGTSEALAKEVESFGIKVTLIEPGAFRTSFNGRSLAAAEQSIDAYVPVSGASLQWFKDMDGKQLGNPRSAAQAIIQAVESPHPPMRLALGTDAMSLIQEKLEWVKTDLDAWQQVTVSTDYTDRNK, from the coding sequence TTGAAGAAGGGCGACTACCTGCTTGCTACCGCTCGTGAACCAGAGCAACTTCGCCCTTTGATTGACCACTACCCAAATATCGCAAAGGCTGTACGTCTGGATGTCACATCATCCCAAGAGATACAAGGAGCCGTTGATGCAGCAATCGCCACATTTAGTCGAATTGATGTACTCGTCAACAATGCTGGCTATGGACTAATTGGAGCACTTGAAGAAGTCAGTGATGCTGATATTCGCCAACAGTTTGAAACAAACTTCTTTGGGGCGCTCTGTCTAATGCGAACTGTCTTGCCTTTGATGCGTCAGCAAGGCAGCGGTCACATTGTGAACATGTCATCCACAGCAGGATTAGTGGGGTTTGGTGGTAGCAGTATTTACTGTGGCACTAAATTTGCCCTGGAAGGCACGTCTGAAGCCCTGGCTAAAGAAGTCGAATCCTTTGGAATTAAAGTGACTTTAATTGAACCTGGGGCATTTCGCACAAGCTTCAACGGACGCTCTCTGGCAGCAGCTGAACAATCCATTGATGCCTATGTTCCGGTGAGTGGTGCTTCATTGCAGTGGTTTAAAGATATGGATGGTAAGCAACTTGGCAATCCACGATCAGCGGCGCAAGCCATCATTCAAGCTGTGGAAAGTCCTCATCCACCGATGCGACTGGCATTAGGCACCGATGCCATGAGCCTGATTCAGGAAAAACTGGAATGGGTCAAAACGGATTTGGATGCTTGGCAGCAGGTGACTGTAAGTACGGATTATACAGATAGGAACAAGTGA
- a CDS encoding sugar transferase: MDKVAATIALSCLFPIMLGVAIAIATQIGRPIFFTQQRPGKDGKIFSFYKFRSMTNECDTQGNLLPDEQRLTPLGQLLRRTSLDELPQLWNVLKGDMSIIGPRPLLVKYLDRYTPEQARRHEVKPGITGLAQINGRNALSWEERFKLDVWYVDHWSLWLDLKIIFLTVYKVLQSEGINQQGYATCEEFKGSWSENYTLEEQNQEQATT, translated from the coding sequence ATGGACAAAGTTGCGGCAACTATTGCCTTAAGTTGCCTTTTTCCTATTATGTTAGGAGTTGCGATCGCGATCGCAACTCAGATTGGGCGACCAATTTTTTTTACGCAACAACGTCCTGGTAAAGATGGCAAAATCTTTAGCTTTTACAAGTTTCGCTCGATGACCAACGAGTGTGATACACAAGGCAACTTACTGCCAGACGAACAACGGCTTACACCTCTAGGTCAACTTCTGCGTCGCACTAGTTTAGACGAACTTCCACAACTGTGGAACGTACTTAAAGGCGATATGAGCATTATTGGTCCACGCCCTTTACTCGTCAAATACCTCGATCGTTACACTCCCGAACAAGCACGTCGCCATGAAGTCAAGCCAGGTATTACTGGTTTAGCACAAATCAATGGACGTAACGCCCTCTCTTGGGAGGAAAGATTCAAACTCGATGTTTGGTATGTCGATCATTGGAGCTTGTGGCTCGATTTGAAAATTATCTTTCTAACGGTGTACAAAGTATTACAAAGTGAAGGAATTAATCAACAAGGTTACGCTACGTGCGAAGAATTTAAGGGGAGTTGGTCAGAAAACTATACATTAGAAGAACAGAATCAGGAGCAAGCAACGACGTAA
- a CDS encoding zinc ribbon domain-containing protein produces MLATGKQPNTKVNSSRSLNQHLDPRYTSKTCHCCNVIGKRKGKSFKCVNTTCNWTGDADYNGATNIKKLGATLVNSPRGSELFCSLEQVVLGLPKASTITLCG; encoded by the coding sequence TTGCTGGCAACCGGAAAACAGCCAAACACAAAGGTAAACTCGTCAAGGAGTTTAAACCAACATCTTGATCCGCGCTACACCTCAAAAACTTGCCATTGCTGCAATGTAATTGGCAAGCGTAAAGGCAAATCCTTTAAATGTGTCAATACTACCTGCAATTGGACTGGAGACGCTGACTACAACGGTGCGACTAATATTAAAAAGCTTGGGGCGACTCTTGTAAACTCGCCTAGAGGCTCAGAGCTATTTTGTTCTTTAGAGCAAGTAGTTTTAGGGCTACCAAAAGCCTCCACTATAACGCTTTGCGGTTAG
- a CDS encoding TIGR04255 family protein — MKTAVQKMSLAPVFYTLAQVQFNPIAQMSDYVAKLQEHLRRSGFPDFRAENQFELTIRRLDETEPDVKPTQHMRWSFTNTQRTEGYLLLSNALVFHTTTYDTFADFLKKTISGLELVHKIVELAYVERIGLRYLDAVTPIGNDTLQQYLNPSLLGFSANLEGRLSHSFTETVTAIEDGNLVARAVITDGALALSPDLFPLQLELQPQFAEINGRNAVLDTDYFVAKRNSFNLIEVEDQLQKAHDIITNAFKVAVTDYAREKWA, encoded by the coding sequence ATGAAAACAGCAGTGCAGAAAATGAGTCTTGCGCCCGTGTTCTACACACTGGCTCAGGTGCAATTTAACCCAATTGCCCAAATGTCAGATTATGTTGCCAAGTTGCAGGAGCATTTGCGCCGAAGTGGGTTCCCTGATTTCCGAGCCGAAAATCAATTTGAACTCACAATTCGCCGACTGGACGAAACAGAACCTGATGTTAAGCCTACGCAGCACATGCGCTGGAGCTTCACGAATACTCAACGCACTGAAGGATATTTATTACTCTCGAATGCCTTGGTTTTTCACACTACTACATACGATACCTTTGCAGATTTCTTGAAAAAGACCATCTCTGGTTTAGAGCTAGTTCACAAAATTGTTGAACTGGCTTATGTTGAACGGATTGGACTGCGTTATCTTGATGCTGTTACCCCGATAGGTAACGATACCCTACAACAATATTTGAACCCATCTCTGCTCGGCTTTTCTGCAAATCTAGAGGGTCGTCTAAGTCATAGTTTTACCGAAACGGTCACAGCTATTGAGGATGGCAACTTAGTTGCTAGAGCAGTTATTACAGATGGGGCATTAGCTTTATCACCTGACTTGTTTCCGTTACAACTCGAACTGCAACCCCAATTTGCAGAAATTAATGGTCGGAATGCTGTGTTAGATACTGACTATTTTGTTGCCAAGCGAAACAGTTTTAATCTCATAGAAGTTGAAGATCAACTTCAGAAAGCACATGACATTATCACGAACGCTTTCAAGGTTGCGGTAACTGACTACGCTAGAGAAAAATGGGCTTAA
- a CDS encoding zinc ribbon domain-containing protein: MPDNNSNKNQNSQTQIILALIGLFGTVGVARTRLVKSILDCAWGAFLVILQAVVVKRGKQTLAVETRGSSIECSGCGARVEKTLDVRVHSCSRGQ; encoded by the coding sequence ATGCCAGACAACAATAGCAACAAGAATCAGAATTCTCAAACCCAAATTATTCTGGCTCTCATTGGGCTATTCGGCACAGTAGGCGTAGCCCGTACACGACTAGTAAAGTCGATACTCGATTGTGCTTGGGGCGCGTTTCTTGTGATTCTGCAAGCAGTTGTGGTCAAACGCGGCAAGCAGACACTAGCAGTAGAAACCCGTGGCAGTAGTATTGAATGCTCTGGTTGTGGTGCGAGAGTCGAGAAAACTCTTGATGTTCGGGTTCACAGTTGTAGTCGCGGTCAATAA
- a CDS encoding LysR family transcriptional regulator, whose product MELRHLHYFIAVAEELHFSRAAERLRISQPPLSQQIRGLEDELGVKLFERTKRQVHLTEAGKVFLERSYLVLAQLEQAIAVTQRIERGEVGRLAIGFVGSATYTVLPDILSVFREQFPAVELRLYELTTQEQIQALHHKQVDIGIVRSAISEPGLSVECFLPESLVLALPETHPLSAQTQLSLSTLADESFILFPAKMGPIFYEQIINICQQAGFRPKVAQEAVQMQTIIGLVAAGLGIAFVPASLQNFHRSGVIYRPLQEQTPKTGLYLAWRQHDSSPVIRAFLSLARKTTRRGVKS is encoded by the coding sequence ATGGAACTACGGCACCTGCACTATTTCATCGCGGTGGCTGAGGAACTACACTTTAGTCGAGCAGCCGAGCGGTTGCGCATTTCCCAACCCCCGCTCAGTCAGCAGATTCGCGGTTTGGAAGATGAACTAGGCGTCAAGCTGTTTGAACGAACGAAGCGGCAAGTGCATCTAACTGAAGCAGGCAAAGTGTTTTTAGAGCGCTCCTACCTGGTGTTAGCCCAACTCGAACAGGCGATCGCAGTGACACAACGGATAGAGCGGGGTGAGGTTGGACGGTTGGCGATCGGGTTTGTCGGATCTGCAACGTATACCGTACTGCCAGATATTTTAAGTGTCTTTCGAGAACAGTTTCCTGCTGTAGAACTGCGATTGTATGAACTGACGACGCAAGAGCAAATTCAAGCCCTGCATCACAAACAGGTTGATATCGGCATTGTTCGTTCTGCCATCAGCGAACCAGGTTTGAGTGTGGAGTGCTTTTTACCAGAATCATTGGTCTTGGCGTTGCCAGAAACTCATCCGTTGTCTGCCCAGACTCAATTGTCTCTCTCCACATTGGCAGATGAATCATTTATCCTATTTCCTGCCAAAATGGGACCCATCTTTTACGAGCAAATTATCAACATTTGTCAACAAGCTGGATTTCGTCCGAAAGTCGCTCAGGAGGCAGTTCAGATGCAAACTATCATCGGCTTGGTTGCAGCAGGACTGGGCATCGCTTTCGTTCCCGCCTCCTTGCAAAACTTTCATAGAAGCGGAGTCATTTACAGACCTTTACAAGAGCAGACACCTAAAACCGGACTTTATCTTGCTTGGCGGCAGCATGATTCTTCTCCAGTAATAAGAGCATTTCTCAGCTTGGCACGGAAGACGACACGGCGGGGAGTTAAATCGTGA
- a CDS encoding glycosyltransferase family 39 protein — translation MTTYKPNHLKFLVVTVLILGIFFRFVNLDKKVYWIDEVHTSVRVVGYKKTEFIEEVPSDRIINIKDLLVFQRLSPEKNWLDTINALAGNAEHPPAYYAIARVAMQIFGSSVSVTRGVAAVISLFVFPCIYWLCLELFASPLMGAIAIALVAVSPLHVLYAQEAREYSLLTVTTLLASIALLRANRQKTKSSWGIYALTVALGLYSHLIFILVCVAHGTYLLILEQFQITKKFIAYLIASVTGLITLIPWIILYFINASSIGEWTARAINFDTLIKRWLLNLNALFFDVQVSYNNVHFVDVENGNDIFQFGFNEPFLYLIPLVIILILYSFYILCSNTLLSCWLFICTLVIIPASSLVIPDLVSGGQRSSIARYLFPSYLGIQLAVAYLFANRFTASLQHWQKRAWHIILVVILSGGIVSCIISSQAETWWNKYSSYYNPEIANIINQTNRPLVISSQKRVSRIASLSYELDLKVSVLLVSETELSSVINQFNEIFLFRPEVELQARLENDPNYKLEVIHAPGQLWKVHSISN, via the coding sequence ATGACTACTTATAAGCCTAATCATCTTAAGTTTTTAGTTGTTACTGTACTAATCCTGGGTATATTTTTCAGGTTTGTCAACCTAGATAAAAAAGTTTATTGGATTGACGAAGTGCATACTTCTGTGCGAGTTGTTGGTTATAAAAAAACAGAATTTATTGAGGAAGTACCAAGCGATCGCATTATCAATATTAAAGATTTACTAGTATTTCAACGTTTATCCCCAGAGAAAAATTGGCTCGATACAATAAATGCTTTAGCAGGTAATGCAGAACATCCGCCAGCATATTATGCGATCGCCCGCGTTGCTATGCAAATTTTTGGTAGTTCTGTCTCAGTCACTCGCGGTGTCGCTGCTGTTATTAGTTTATTTGTGTTTCCCTGCATCTACTGGCTATGTCTAGAGTTATTTGCTTCACCACTTATGGGAGCAATTGCAATAGCATTAGTAGCTGTGTCCCCACTACACGTACTTTACGCCCAAGAAGCTAGAGAGTACAGTTTACTCACAGTAACTACTTTACTTGCAAGTATTGCCTTGCTACGAGCTAATCGACAAAAAACAAAGTCAAGCTGGGGAATATATGCTTTAACAGTAGCATTAGGGCTATACTCTCATTTGATATTTATATTGGTGTGTGTAGCTCATGGAACTTACTTATTAATTCTAGAACAATTTCAAATAACCAAAAAGTTTATTGCTTATCTAATAGCTTCTGTAACAGGACTAATTACACTTATTCCCTGGATAATTTTATATTTTATTAATGCAAGTAGTATTGGTGAATGGACAGCAAGAGCAATTAACTTTGATACGTTAATAAAAAGATGGTTATTAAATCTGAATGCTTTATTTTTTGATGTACAAGTCAGTTACAATAATGTTCATTTTGTGGATGTAGAAAACGGCAATGATATTTTTCAATTTGGTTTTAATGAGCCTTTTTTATATTTAATTCCTTTGGTGATTATTCTAATATTATATTCATTTTATATTTTGTGCAGCAATACACTATTATCATGCTGGCTTTTTATATGTACATTAGTCATAATTCCTGCAAGTAGTTTGGTTATACCAGATTTAGTGTCTGGAGGACAACGCTCAAGCATAGCAAGATATTTATTTCCCAGTTATCTTGGCATACAATTAGCTGTTGCTTATTTATTTGCTAATCGGTTTACCGCATCTCTTCAGCATTGGCAGAAAAGAGCATGGCATATTATTTTAGTTGTGATATTATCCGGTGGAATTGTGTCTTGTATTATCAGTAGCCAAGCAGAAACTTGGTGGAATAAATATAGTAGCTACTATAATCCAGAAATTGCTAATATTATTAATCAGACAAATCGACCTTTAGTTATCAGTAGTCAAAAGCGAGTTAGTCGTATTGCTTCCCTTAGCTATGAACTTGACCTTAAAGTAAGTGTACTGTTAGTAAGTGAAACTGAACTTTCTAGCGTTATTAATCAATTTAATGAAATTTTCTTATTTAGACCAGAGGTAGAATTACAAGCTAGGTTAGAAAACGATCCTAACTACAAGTTAGAAGTCATTCATGCTCCTGGTCAACTTTGGAAAGTGCATTCAATAAGCAACTAA
- a CDS encoding GumC family protein: protein MESREASTGFQQYWLMLKRRWLPASIAFSAIFALTAAGLLMRKPTYVAEGKLQFRRTSPTSSLTGLGTEIGQLDPLQYQNSPLDTEAEVMRSAPITTNTINKLNLTDQEGSLLSPHQFLGQLSVRNIPGTDVLQVTYKDRNPERAAAVVNTLMTSYLENNIVNNRSAAAAARKFIEEQLPQAKATLQERESALRAFREQNSIVSLTEEKRTAVDTAADIQRQINTIQTQLADAQAQSALLQKQLGRGLQQASTATTASQLPVVQELLAEIQRVESQLAIDRGRFQADHPTIAASETRKAELERLLQQRVQGNFGSNQPQNLRGLQLSPYEQNLTQDLARSEARRLGLDSQLTALSNLQTAYTQKLNGIPKLEQQQGDLERERDTTQSTYSLLQQRYQEARIAENQNASNASIISAAFVPPEPVGSRQLLILAALLMGGLAAAATIYILEARDKSLKTVDEAKRVFGLPLLGIIPALKKSEKTVVRHGELERATPEVVVWNAPRSPFSAVYRMLQANLKFLSSDKELKIIVVSSAVPKEGKSTVAANLAATMAQSGRRVLLVDADMHHPVQHHIWETTNQTGLSNLLVGQAEFQTAIQFAMPNLDVLPAGVTPPNPVALLDSQKMAALMTRFTENYDFTIIDTPAINVDAEAPILGKMADGVVLVVRPGVSDANNAALAKQFLQQSNQNILGLVINGVVPENEPQSYYYFSQEYNTADANLVPKAVQPKIRK, encoded by the coding sequence ATGGAATCTAGGGAAGCTTCTACAGGATTCCAGCAGTACTGGTTGATGTTAAAGCGGCGGTGGTTGCCTGCTTCTATCGCTTTTAGTGCTATCTTTGCCTTGACTGCTGCGGGTCTGTTAATGCGCAAACCGACTTATGTAGCCGAAGGAAAGTTACAATTTCGCCGAACAAGTCCAACATCCTCGCTAACAGGGCTAGGAACCGAGATAGGACAATTAGATCCTTTGCAGTATCAAAACTCGCCGCTTGATACCGAAGCGGAAGTGATGCGTTCTGCGCCCATTACGACAAATACAATTAATAAACTAAATTTGACCGATCAAGAAGGTAGCCTACTCTCGCCTCATCAGTTTCTTGGACAACTCAGTGTCAGAAATATTCCTGGTACTGACGTGCTACAAGTAACTTACAAGGACAGAAACCCAGAAAGGGCGGCAGCAGTTGTCAATACTCTCATGACTTCGTATCTTGAGAATAATATAGTTAACAACCGTAGTGCAGCAGCAGCAGCGCGAAAATTTATTGAAGAACAGTTGCCTCAAGCTAAAGCAACTTTACAGGAAAGAGAATCAGCTTTACGCGCTTTCCGCGAACAAAATAGTATTGTCTCACTTACAGAAGAAAAACGTACTGCTGTAGACACAGCTGCGGATATTCAAAGACAAATCAATACGATTCAAACCCAGCTAGCAGATGCACAAGCACAGTCAGCACTGCTACAAAAACAACTTGGTAGAGGCTTACAACAAGCAAGTACCGCTACTACCGCAAGCCAGTTGCCAGTTGTCCAAGAATTGCTCGCAGAAATTCAGCGTGTAGAGTCGCAACTCGCAATTGATCGGGGACGTTTTCAAGCAGATCATCCCACTATTGCTGCATCAGAAACGAGAAAAGCTGAATTAGAAAGGTTGTTGCAACAGCGCGTGCAAGGAAACTTTGGAAGTAACCAGCCCCAAAATCTTCGTGGTTTACAACTCAGTCCGTATGAACAAAACTTGACGCAAGATTTGGCACGATCTGAGGCAAGAAGACTGGGGTTAGATAGCCAACTTACGGCTTTATCTAACTTACAAACTGCTTACACGCAAAAACTCAATGGAATTCCCAAACTAGAGCAACAACAAGGAGATTTGGAACGCGAACGAGATACTACCCAATCTACTTATAGTTTACTGCAGCAGCGCTATCAAGAAGCACGAATTGCAGAGAATCAAAATGCTAGTAACGCTAGTATTATTTCTGCGGCTTTTGTGCCACCAGAACCCGTAGGTTCCCGTCAGCTTTTGATTTTGGCAGCACTACTAATGGGTGGGTTAGCAGCAGCAGCGACAATTTATATTTTAGAGGCACGAGATAAGTCACTCAAGACAGTAGATGAAGCTAAGCGAGTTTTTGGTTTACCACTGTTGGGCATTATTCCAGCCTTGAAAAAATCAGAAAAAACTGTGGTGCGGCATGGAGAGTTAGAACGTGCGACTCCAGAAGTTGTGGTGTGGAATGCTCCGCGATCGCCTTTTAGTGCCGTGTACCGAATGTTACAGGCAAACCTGAAGTTTCTGAGTTCTGATAAGGAACTTAAAATCATTGTTGTATCTAGTGCTGTGCCAAAAGAAGGTAAATCGACCGTGGCGGCTAATTTAGCGGCTACGATGGCTCAGTCAGGAAGAAGAGTCTTACTCGTAGATGCGGATATGCACCATCCTGTGCAGCATCATATTTGGGAAACAACAAATCAAACAGGTTTAAGCAATCTTTTAGTTGGACAAGCAGAATTCCAAACAGCAATTCAATTTGCGATGCCTAATTTGGATGTTCTTCCTGCAGGAGTCACACCACCTAACCCAGTCGCATTACTCGATTCTCAAAAAATGGCAGCCTTGATGACGCGGTTTACAGAAAATTACGACTTCACAATTATTGATACACCAGCAATTAATGTTGATGCTGAAGCTCCAATCCTAGGCAAAATGGCAGATGGGGTAGTGCTCGTCGTCCGCCCTGGAGTATCAGATGCTAATAATGCGGCTTTAGCTAAGCAGTTTCTCCAGCAGTCAAACCAGAATATTTTAGGTTTAGTTATTAATGGTGTTGTTCCTGAAAATGAACCCCAAAGCTACTACTATTTTTCGCAAGAGTACAATACTGCCGATGCGAATTTAGTACCAAAAGCTGTACAGCCCAAAATACGAAAATAG
- a CDS encoding SDR family oxidoreductase gives MDVSHKLVQEGNVKAILVTGASSGIGYGVVKEFAACGYQVFGSVRKEDDARRLTNEIGSSFTPLLFDVTDSKALQNAARQVTSLVKHSGLAGIVNNAGIATSGPLAYQPIDEIRWQFEVNVIAPIAVIQAFLPLLKARQSPTSRPGRIINISSVGGKIAAPFIGAYAGSKHALEGISHSLRRELQLHNTDVIVVAPGAVNTPIWDKESAQDLSQYAATEYAKPLQAFQRYITGLGKAGYSPEHVGRFVRKVFELQKPKARYAVVSNPIPNWVLPLALPDRWLDKIIGRNFELLPKQ, from the coding sequence GTGGACGTATCTCACAAGTTAGTGCAAGAGGGTAATGTGAAAGCAATTTTGGTGACTGGAGCTTCTTCTGGCATTGGATATGGCGTAGTCAAGGAATTTGCTGCTTGTGGCTATCAGGTGTTTGGAAGTGTCCGTAAAGAAGATGATGCGAGGCGACTCACGAACGAAATCGGTTCTAGCTTTACGCCGCTGCTATTTGATGTGACTGACTCTAAAGCCCTGCAAAATGCGGCTCGACAGGTCACATCATTAGTTAAACACAGCGGATTAGCTGGGATAGTTAACAATGCTGGAATTGCAACTAGTGGTCCACTCGCCTACCAACCGATTGATGAGATTCGTTGGCAGTTTGAGGTGAATGTGATTGCTCCAATTGCCGTGATACAAGCATTTCTGCCCTTACTAAAAGCTAGACAATCTCCAACGTCAAGACCTGGCAGAATCATTAATATTAGCTCTGTTGGGGGAAAGATTGCAGCCCCTTTCATTGGTGCCTATGCGGGAAGTAAACACGCCCTCGAGGGAATATCTCACAGCCTGCGGCGAGAACTGCAACTCCATAATACTGATGTGATCGTCGTTGCACCTGGGGCAGTAAATACACCTATTTGGGATAAGGAATCGGCTCAAGATTTGAGTCAATATGCAGCGACAGAATATGCAAAGCCCTTACAGGCATTTCAGCGATATATTACTGGACTTGGTAAGGCAGGATACTCCCCAGAGCACGTTGGACGATTTGTTAGAAAGGTATTTGAGCTTCAAAAACCAAAAGCCCGTTATGCGGTCGTTTCCAATCCAATTCCCAATTGGGTTTTACCGCTGGCACTGCCAGATCGCTGGTTAGACAAAATCATTGGTAGAAATTTTGAGTTACTACCGAAACAATAA